A window of the Dickeya dianthicola NCPPB 453 genome harbors these coding sequences:
- a CDS encoding ParA family protein — MAGYSAQKKVLVIDADPQCNASAYILKEEDLERIFLNNDFYSIDSFFDPVRRGQGYPQQVPEIVSSERFNVDLIVGSPKLSIREDLLATDWAATRNGEHRGFQTTYVFKELISRLNHYDIIMIDMGPSLGALNRSVILGVDAFLMPLSVDIFSMMAVENIMKSFNTWKLALSDAIKKYIEAEKEPFKIANKPVEWDLIFSGYVMQQYKAKSKAGVREPVAAFERIIAKQKTELVELCNFFKSNIDDLNLGEIPTLSSVVPLSQQAHAPIFELSAKDGIVGSQYTRVSEAADFFHNIASNLLERLEK; from the coding sequence ATCGCTGGCTATTCAGCACAAAAAAAAGTTTTAGTTATAGATGCTGACCCACAATGTAATGCCTCGGCGTATATCTTGAAAGAAGAGGATCTCGAACGGATTTTCTTAAATAATGACTTCTATAGTATTGACTCATTCTTTGATCCTGTACGAAGAGGTCAAGGTTATCCTCAACAAGTGCCCGAAATTGTTAGTAGTGAACGGTTCAATGTTGATTTGATTGTAGGCAGTCCTAAACTTTCAATTAGAGAGGATCTTTTAGCTACTGACTGGGCTGCTACCAGAAACGGAGAACATCGAGGTTTTCAAACTACTTATGTTTTCAAAGAGCTTATTTCTAGATTAAATCATTATGACATAATAATGATTGACATGGGACCATCTCTCGGCGCTTTAAATCGCTCTGTGATTCTCGGGGTCGATGCATTCCTAATGCCTCTTTCAGTTGATATCTTCAGCATGATGGCAGTTGAAAACATTATGAAATCATTCAACACTTGGAAATTAGCGCTTTCCGATGCGATAAAGAAATATATTGAAGCAGAGAAAGAACCATTTAAAATTGCAAACAAACCTGTTGAATGGGATTTGATTTTTTCAGGTTATGTAATGCAGCAATATAAAGCCAAGAGTAAAGCAGGCGTTCGTGAACCTGTTGCTGCATTTGAAAGAATAATTGCCAAACAAAAAACAGAACTTGTAGAACTTTGTAATTTCTTCAAGTCAAATATAGATGATTTAAATTTAGGTGAAATACCTACACTGAGCAGTGTCGTTCCATTATCTCAGCAAGCACATGCACCTATATTTGAATTATCTGCAAAAGATGGCATCGTTGGTTCACAATATACACGAGTATCAGAAGCAGCGGATTTCTTTCACAATATAGCTTCTAACCTATTGGAGCGTTTAGAGAAATGA
- a CDS encoding ParA family protein — protein sequence MKSVGFFNNKGGVGKTTLLCNVAASLAIQHKKKF from the coding sequence GTGAAAAGTGTTGGCTTTTTCAATAACAAAGGCGGGGTTGGTAAAACAACGCTATTATGTAATGTCGCTGCATCGCTGGCTATTCAGCACAAAAAAAAGTTTTAG
- the bamE gene encoding outer membrane protein assembly factor BamE has translation MRCKTLTVVAAVVVVMLTAGCSTLGRVVYRPDINQGNYLAPADVAKIHNGMTKQQVIYTLGTPMMQDPFGSDTWYYVFRQQPGHEAVKQQTLTLTFNSQGVLANVDNKPTLQTQ, from the coding sequence ATGCGCTGTAAAACGCTGACTGTCGTCGCCGCGGTGGTTGTTGTTATGTTGACTGCCGGTTGTTCCACACTGGGACGCGTAGTCTATCGGCCTGACATCAATCAGGGGAACTATCTCGCCCCCGCCGACGTAGCCAAAATCCACAACGGAATGACCAAACAACAGGTCATCTACACGTTGGGCACCCCGATGATGCAAGACCCGTTTGGATCAGACACCTGGTACTACGTCTTCCGTCAGCAACCAGGGCACGAAGCCGTGAAACAGCAAACGCTGACCCTGACCTTCAACAGCCAGGGCGTGCTGGCTAATGTGGACAACAAACCCACGTTGCAGACGCAGTAA
- a CDS encoding integrase domain-containing protein — translation MARTTRPLTHTEVQKAKAADKDLTLHDGNGLFLLVKTTGKKLWRFRYQKPTTGQRTMIGFGAYPALSLADVRAMRDEKLSLLAKGIDPQEKVAKEVEEAQIAVESLFINVARSWFTLKQATVSTDHAKDIWRSLEKDVLPAIENIPVQQIKARTLIQALEPIKARGALETVRRLVQRINEIMVYAVNTGLIDANPASGIGMAFERPKKQHMPTIRPEELPALMRTIAMSNLSIPTRCLLEWQLLTLIRPAEASATAWAEIDIEKKTWSIPAERMKAKRDHIVPLSEQALELLDIMRPISGNRDYVFPSRNDPKKPMNSQTANAALKRIGYGGKLVAHGLRSIASTAMNETGFNPDVIEAALAHCDKNEVRRAYNRSTYLEMRKELMNWWGLVIFTKQP, via the coding sequence ATGGCACGGACAACTCGCCCCCTTACCCACACCGAAGTGCAAAAAGCCAAAGCGGCAGATAAAGACCTAACGCTGCATGACGGCAACGGGCTATTTCTCTTAGTCAAAACCACCGGGAAAAAACTGTGGCGGTTCCGTTACCAGAAACCAACCACAGGCCAACGTACCATGATTGGGTTTGGTGCTTACCCGGCATTGTCATTAGCCGATGTCCGCGCCATGAGAGACGAAAAACTGTCGTTGTTAGCCAAGGGAATAGATCCACAGGAAAAGGTGGCTAAGGAAGTCGAAGAAGCGCAAATCGCCGTAGAAAGCCTTTTCATCAATGTGGCGCGTAGCTGGTTCACGCTGAAACAGGCTACAGTCAGCACCGACCACGCCAAAGACATTTGGCGATCACTGGAAAAAGACGTGCTCCCGGCGATTGAAAATATCCCCGTGCAGCAAATCAAAGCCCGCACACTGATACAAGCGCTGGAGCCGATTAAAGCCCGTGGCGCACTGGAAACCGTCAGGCGGTTAGTACAACGCATCAACGAAATCATGGTTTACGCGGTTAACACCGGGCTGATTGACGCTAACCCCGCCTCTGGTATTGGTATGGCCTTCGAGCGCCCTAAAAAACAGCATATGCCGACCATCCGGCCAGAAGAGCTACCCGCGCTGATGCGCACCATTGCGATGTCTAATCTCTCCATTCCTACCCGCTGCTTGCTGGAATGGCAATTACTGACACTTATCCGCCCGGCTGAAGCCTCCGCCACAGCATGGGCTGAGATCGATATCGAGAAAAAAACGTGGAGCATCCCGGCTGAAAGAATGAAAGCCAAGCGCGATCATATTGTGCCGCTCAGCGAACAGGCACTGGAACTGCTCGACATCATGCGCCCTATCAGCGGCAACCGGGATTATGTTTTCCCCAGCCGTAACGATCCTAAAAAGCCGATGAACAGCCAGACCGCCAACGCAGCACTAAAACGCATCGGCTACGGTGGAAAACTGGTTGCTCATGGTTTACGCTCAATAGCCAGCACCGCCATGAATGAAACCGGTTTTAATCCTGATGTGATTGAAGCGGCGTTAGCGCATTGTGATAAGAATGAAGTTCGTAGAGCATATAATCGTTCTACGTACCTTGAGATGAGAAAAGAGTTGATGAATTGGTGGGGGCTTGTGATTTTCACAAAACAACCTTAA
- a CDS encoding helix-turn-helix transcriptional regulator, translated as MLSATPQAPLPAVPPMPQAPARERLMRLPEVLHVTGISRSTLYELSSRNAFPARVPLGGKNVAWVESEIHHWVAERIAARQQENHA; from the coding sequence ATGTTGTCAGCCACACCCCAAGCCCCCCTTCCCGCAGTGCCTCCGATGCCACAGGCTCCAGCCAGAGAGCGCTTAATGCGCCTGCCGGAAGTGCTGCACGTCACCGGTATTTCCCGCTCGACGCTGTACGAACTGAGCAGCCGCAATGCATTTCCCGCCCGTGTTCCTTTGGGTGGGAAGAACGTTGCATGGGTTGAGTCCGAAATTCATCATTGGGTGGCTGAACGTATCGCCGCCCGTCAACAGGAGAATCACGCATGA
- a CDS encoding type II toxin-antitoxin system RatA family toxin produces the protein MPKISRSALVPFSAGQMYKLVNDVSSYPAFLPGCTGSRVLSSSGSEMTAAVDVSKAGISKTFTTCNTLIDNQCILMRLVDGPFRQLTGDWRFTPLSDDACKVELNLDFEFKNALIEMAFGKIFKELANNMVQAFTLRAKEVYCA, from the coding sequence ATGCCTAAAATCAGCCGGTCTGCGCTGGTCCCGTTCAGTGCCGGGCAGATGTATAAATTAGTGAATGATGTCTCGTCTTACCCGGCCTTTTTGCCTGGATGCACAGGTAGCCGGGTACTGTCTTCCTCCGGGAGCGAAATGACGGCAGCGGTTGATGTGTCGAAAGCCGGTATCAGCAAGACGTTTACCACCTGCAATACGCTTATTGATAATCAATGTATTTTAATGCGATTGGTTGACGGTCCGTTCCGTCAATTGACTGGTGACTGGCGTTTTACGCCACTGAGCGATGACGCTTGTAAGGTAGAGTTGAATCTGGATTTTGAATTCAAAAATGCGTTGATTGAAATGGCATTTGGCAAGATTTTCAAAGAATTGGCCAACAACATGGTGCAGGCGTTCACCCTGCGCGCCAAAGAGGTCTATTGTGCCTGA
- a CDS encoding SIR2 family NAD-dependent protein deacylase, with amino-acid sequence MISWPEPLIAALARRRCIIMIGAGISKNSINDTGKRPATWEEFLRACLNEIEDKGCISQLLSQKDYLSACEIIKEKLTLDIFIDKVQNEYQRAGYRHAKIHEHIYNLDASIVASPNFDTIYDSYAGGVSAGTLIVKDHTSDDTANYLHGGDTRLLLKTHGSANAPQKIIFTRRDYAEARTKYVLFYEIVKSLALTHTFLFLGCGTDDPDIRMLFEDIQFAHGRMPYHYMTLPDGEVHPDLLHIASNSMRIKFLSYSPNNGHSELTDSLEQLVDKVEQFRVENLKETQNW; translated from the coding sequence ATGATTTCTTGGCCAGAACCTTTAATTGCTGCTCTAGCAAGACGTCGTTGTATCATTATGATTGGTGCAGGCATATCAAAAAATTCTATTAATGACACCGGTAAGAGGCCTGCAACTTGGGAAGAGTTCCTCAGAGCATGTTTAAATGAAATAGAAGATAAAGGATGCATCAGTCAATTACTAAGTCAAAAAGACTATTTAAGTGCATGTGAAATAATTAAAGAAAAACTTACATTAGACATTTTTATTGATAAGGTACAAAATGAGTATCAGCGAGCTGGTTACAGGCACGCGAAAATTCACGAACACATATATAATCTTGACGCATCGATTGTTGCCAGCCCCAACTTTGATACTATTTATGATTCCTACGCAGGGGGCGTATCCGCTGGGACTCTAATAGTAAAAGATCATACCAGTGATGATACTGCAAACTATCTACACGGTGGTGACACTAGACTATTACTTAAAACTCATGGCTCAGCAAATGCGCCGCAAAAAATAATATTTACTCGCCGAGATTATGCAGAAGCCAGAACTAAATACGTCCTATTCTATGAAATTGTTAAGTCTTTAGCTTTAACTCATACTTTTTTATTTCTCGGTTGCGGCACAGACGACCCTGATATCAGGATGCTATTTGAAGACATTCAATTTGCACATGGCAGGATGCCTTATCATTATATGACTTTACCAGACGGAGAGGTTCATCCTGATTTATTGCACATTGCTTCCAATTCGATGAGGATTAAGTTCCTATCTTATTCACCTAATAATGGTCACTCGGAACTTACTGACTCACTTGAACAACTTGTAGATAAAGTTGAGCAATTTAGAGTGGAAAACTTGAAAGAAACACAAAATTGGTAA
- a CDS encoding host cell division inhibitor Icd-like protein: MATTPTPSHPQFTFLFLAVRRAELRALPHREAVIAPDEISARRLLARDYVLSFAGRLPLRGARHV; encoded by the coding sequence ATGGCTACGACCCCAACCCCGTCACACCCGCAATTTACCTTTCTGTTTCTGGCCGTGCGCCGCGCGGAATTACGCGCCTTACCGCACCGTGAAGCGGTTATCGCCCCGGATGAAATCAGCGCCCGCCGTTTGCTGGCACGTGACTACGTGTTGTCGTTTGCTGGCCGCCTGCCGCTGCGGGGTGCCCGCCATGTTTGA
- a CDS encoding RnfH family protein, producing MPEIRVEVVYALPERQYLRPLTLEAGSTAEQAIQASGLLALRPDIDLGVNKIGIFSRPAKLTDVLSDGDRVEIYRPLLADPKELRRQRAERSKNKAR from the coding sequence GTGCCTGAGATTCGTGTCGAAGTGGTCTACGCGTTGCCGGAACGCCAGTATTTGCGACCGCTGACGCTGGAAGCGGGGAGCACGGCGGAGCAGGCTATTCAGGCATCCGGCTTGCTGGCCCTGCGCCCGGATATTGATCTTGGCGTTAATAAAATCGGCATTTTTAGCCGCCCGGCGAAACTGACTGATGTACTCAGCGATGGCGATCGGGTGGAAATTTATCGACCGTTGCTGGCAGACCCTAAAGAGTTACGCCGTCAGCGCGCGGAGCGTTCAAAAAACAAGGCACGATAA
- the smpB gene encoding SsrA-binding protein SmpB, with protein MTKKKAHKPGSATIALNKRARHEYFIEEEIEAGLALQGWEVKSLRAGKANISDSYVLMRDGEAYLFGATFTPLHGASSHVVCDPTRTRKLLLNQRELDSLYGRVNREGYTVVALALYWKNAWCKVKVGVAKGKKEHDKRDDIKEREWKLDKARIMKNAAR; from the coding sequence ATGACAAAGAAAAAAGCACATAAACCCGGTTCTGCCACCATTGCGCTCAACAAGCGCGCCCGCCATGAATACTTCATAGAAGAAGAGATTGAAGCCGGATTGGCACTTCAGGGGTGGGAAGTCAAATCACTGCGCGCAGGCAAAGCCAATATCAGCGACAGCTATGTGTTGATGCGTGATGGCGAAGCTTACCTTTTCGGCGCCACATTCACACCGCTGCACGGTGCTTCCAGCCATGTGGTTTGCGACCCGACCCGAACTCGTAAGCTGCTGCTCAACCAGCGTGAGCTGGATTCGCTGTACGGCCGAGTCAACCGAGAAGGTTACACTGTTGTAGCGCTGGCGCTGTACTGGAAAAACGCCTGGTGCAAGGTCAAGGTTGGCGTAGCCAAAGGTAAAAAAGAGCACGACAAACGCGACGATATCAAAGAGCGCGAATGGAAACTGGACAAAGCGCGCATCATGAAAAATGCCGCCCGCTAA
- a CDS encoding phosphoenolpyruvate carboxylase — MADNYLKAREAHLANASELDNIMTAMRRAKAQQTATEAENQLSDTEWRARFLKARGEMTEELKALQLQRLAQRELAHEYDGLLAQLEIDQLRQQATCHASAKACCNAHASALRDYAEWELSQALDRISTALIRAIKLKQHMLGITTSEFTEGLSYQKPDKVVMEQVVNCLIAKSNNYRFEMDNEPVLSVLGLDSPSLPHADFPPVANPIGRMNFFRELKEKEAALTTRGRNTAD; from the coding sequence ATGGCTGACAACTATCTGAAGGCGCGAGAAGCTCACCTCGCTAACGCCAGTGAACTGGATAACATCATGACGGCGATGAGGCGAGCCAAAGCGCAGCAGACCGCTACCGAAGCAGAAAATCAGCTTTCTGATACCGAATGGCGCGCCCGTTTTCTCAAAGCGCGTGGGGAAATGACGGAGGAACTGAAAGCCCTGCAGTTACAGCGTCTGGCACAGCGCGAACTGGCGCACGAGTATGATGGGTTGCTGGCGCAGTTGGAAATCGACCAGCTCCGGCAGCAGGCAACGTGCCATGCATCGGCCAAAGCGTGCTGTAATGCACATGCCAGCGCGCTGCGTGATTACGCCGAGTGGGAATTAAGCCAGGCGTTAGACCGTATCAGTACAGCGCTGATTCGGGCCATCAAGTTAAAGCAGCACATGCTGGGTATCACCACGTCTGAATTTACCGAAGGACTTTCCTATCAAAAACCCGATAAAGTGGTCATGGAACAGGTGGTCAACTGCCTGATAGCCAAGTCGAATAATTATCGCTTTGAAATGGATAACGAGCCAGTCTTGTCCGTGCTGGGGCTTGATTCACCTTCGTTGCCACATGCAGATTTTCCCCCCGTGGCAAATCCGATCGGCCGAATGAATTTTTTCCGTGAATTGAAAGAAAAAGAAGCAGCGTTAACAACGCGCGGGCGCAATACTGCGGATTGA